The Bartonella bovis 91-4 sequence TAAATAAATATTCAATAACATTTGCTTTTAAGTGCTGTAAATGCAAAAGTAGATTTTGGGAGAGAGCTTAATATTAGAATCGAGGAGATTTTTAAAATGGCTTTTGAATTAGCTGAATTGTCTTATAATTATGACGCCCTTTTGCCTTATATGTCACGTGAGACGCTTGAATACCATCATGATAAGCATCATTTTACTTACCTTACTAATACAAATAATTTGGTAAAAGATTTAGGTTTAGAAAATAAGAGCCTTGAAAGTATTATTAAGGAAAGTTTTGGCAAAAATCCTGGTTTATTTAATAATGCAGCTCAATCTTATAATCATCATCATTTTTGGAATTGGATGAAAAAAGATGGTGGTGGGCAGAAGTTGCCTGGAAAATTAGCAAAGGCTATTGAGTCTGATCTTGGTGGCT is a genomic window containing:
- a CDS encoding superoxide dismutase, yielding MAFELAELSYNYDALLPYMSRETLEYHHDKHHFTYLTNTNNLVKDLGLENKSLESIIKESFGKNPGLFNNAAQSYNHHHFWNWMKKDGGGQKLPGKLAKAIESDLGGYEKFRTDFIAAGSTQFGSGWAWVAVKDGKLEIMKTPNGENPLIHDAQPILGVDVWEHSYYIDYRNARVKYLEAFVDHLINWDYVLEMYENCGV